ATTCACGGGGCCCTACATTATTGCCAGTGAGCGGGACTCCACCATCTGCGCCGTCAGAACGGACCCGTAGGTACCGGATCTATAAGACGGTCGGGATCGCCGGAGTCATAGCCCTCATCGTCACCTTCTCAGGCTGGCTCCCGAGTCCGCGCGAAGGTTGGATAAACGAATTCCGGGACGCTCTAGATCCGCATGTAGACGAATGGCTCCGGCCTGAGTTGTTCGTTCTCGCAATTGCATGGATTGCGCTCCTCTTGGCGGGCATTGGCTTCATTGCATGGGCTGCCTACCGCGGCGTCTCGTGGGTGCTGCACTGGCATGAAACCCTCTGACTGCCTGGCACCATGAGCGGCGTTGGCCGACCAGAACGATTCATCGTTGCGTGTCCCGTCATGGCGCTCACTACTTGTCTGCTCGCTCGCCGCGGTGTCTGCCGCGTGGGTCGTGGGGCTGCTGGGGCTGCTGAGGCTGCTGCCTTGTGGCGTGCAAGGCGGCCCATATGATCGTTTTCCGACCGGATCATTTCTGATCATTTCGTCGATCGGATCGGAAGTCCGTGATTTCGGCGTTCATGCAGGGGAATTTCACGGGCGGAGCTTAGCGCTGAGCCGGGTCACAGACGGTCGCAGAATGGTATTCGGCGCTCGAGCTCCAGCGGACGCTCAGCGGACGGTTTGCGGACGCTTGCCGGACGCCTGACTAGGAGCCGCACTCGAAGGCTGGCTTGAAATTGCGAGATCGTACGCGCTGGGCAGAGGGTGCCGCCGACACCCTCTGCCGCGTGAACCGTTACCGATTCTGCTACTGCAAATTTGAGATCCTTCGACAATTGTTTGCCGATCAAGGCCGTGCGGGTGATGGTCCGGTGAATAAGCGGGCGTCAGATGAACCACGATACCCTTCGCGGTCTTCCAGACGACCATGTCGACGCTGCCGTTGGGCGACCGCGATGAAGAGGATCTGGGCCGAGTGCCCACTAACTGATTGCAGCGCCTCGAAGCTGGGCCGCGGCGTAATACCGGTCCACGATTGTGCTGTTTTGAGTCGTTAAGCCGAGCCAAGACTTCGTCCAGCTGTCTCGATCATCTGCCCTCATCCAGATGAAGCTCACGACGAAGACTTAAGTCAACGCGGTCACCCATGCCCGTCAATCTCTAACGCCCGTGTGGACAGTTTCGCAGCGATCAGCGGGGGTCTGCTTTCGTTGGTCAGAAGGGCGAGCGCAGGTCGAAATCGCGGTAGAGGTCGCCCTTGTCCAAATGGACGTAGCGCATGACCATCACATAGGTCGTGTGCCCGAGGATGCGGCGGAGCCGCTCGATTTCGCCGCCGTTACGCAGGTACTCGGTGGCAAAGGTATGGAGGAACTTGTGTGCGTGGACCCGGAAGCCGATCCGTCGGCGGGTGCGTTGGAAGAGGTCGGAGACACACTCGACGTCGACCGGTCGGCCATCGCGGAGCAGTAGGAGATTCGGGCTGGTGCTGTCAGGGCGGACTCGGTTGACTTAGCGTAAGAGCTCGCGGCGCAGCCGGTGGCTTACCGGGACGCGGCGAAACTTCGCACCCTTCCCGCGGCGGATCTTGAGGAACATCGCCTCCCCGTCCTCCTCCACGTCCTCCAGTTCAGGGGCACAGAGTCGCCGAGCCGCATGCCAGTGCCAAGTAGGATCTGGACGGCCAGGGCGGACCACCCGGCAGACACTGCTTGGAGAAGAATCTCGAGCTGCGCGTTTGAGTAGGTCTCCATTTCCTTGACGGCGACTTTCGGTGCGCGAACTCGGAGCAGTGCCGAGTCGATGCGGTAGCCTTCGCGGACCGCCCAGTTGGCGAACGCCTTGATCGTCTGGAACGCGCCATGCACCGTGTTCTCGG
The genomic region above belongs to Candidatus Dormiibacterota bacterium and contains:
- a CDS encoding site-specific integrase codes for the protein MPERLHRPVAIAEDPEHEAARALVMPAADGRAEAKLEPLVREWLLDLQVLGRSPKTIDWYRKHVHGYFLERSGRTLDQLTAAELKGYLAAIQARGLAENTVHGAFQTIKAFANWAVREGYRIDSALLRVRAPKVAVKEMETYSNAQLEILLQAVSAGWSALAVQILLGTGMRLGDSVPLNWRTWRRTGRRCSSRSAAGRVRSFAASR